The proteins below are encoded in one region of Mangifera indica cultivar Alphonso chromosome 7, CATAS_Mindica_2.1, whole genome shotgun sequence:
- the LOC123221170 gene encoding zeta-carotene desaturase, chloroplastic/chromoplastic produces MGSSVLFSATSAAGVRWSAAQLKGSRLFARSSLDTDVSDMSVNAPKGLFPPEPEHYRGPKLKVAIIGAGLAGMSTAVELLDQGHEVDIYELRSFIGGKVGSFVDKRGNHIEMGLHVFFGCYNNLFRLMKKVGADKNLLVKDHTHTFVNKGGDIGELDFRFPVGAPLHGINAFLTTNQLKAYDKARNALALALSPVVKALITPDGAMKDIRDLDSISFSDWFLSKGGTRTSIQRMWDPVAYALGFIDCDNISARCMLTIFSLFATKTEASLLRMLKGSPDVYLSGPIRKYITDKGGRFHLRWGCREVLYDKSTDGDIYVKGLLMSKATNKKVVKADAYVAACDVPGIKRLLPLSWREMKFFNNIYELVGVPVVTVQLRYNGWVTELQDLERSRQLRQAAGLDNLLYTPDADFSCFADLALTSPEDYYIEGQGSLLQCVLTPGDPYMPLTNDKIIERVAKQVLALFPSSQGLELIWSSVVKIGQSLYREGPGKDPFRPDQKTPVKNFFLAGSYTKQDYIDSMEGATLSGRQASAFICNAGEELVSLRKKLTGIESQELIESPTTTDELSLV; encoded by the exons ATGGGTTCTTCAGTTCTCTTTTCCGCTACTTCAGCTGCCGGTGTTAGATGGTCTGCGGCTCAGCTGAAGGGTTCAAGGCTCTTTGCCCGTTCATCTTTGGACACAGATGTTTCTGATATGAGTGTTAatg CTCCAAAGGGTTTATTTCCACCCGAACCTGAACATTACCGCGGACCAAAGCTTAAAGTGGCTATAATTGGAGCTGGGCTTGCGGGCATGTCTACAGCTGTGGAATTGCTGGATCAAGGCCACGAG GTGGATATATATGAATTAAGGTCTTTCATCGGTGGTAAAGTGGGATCTTTTGTTGATAAACGAGGGAACCATATTGAAATGGGACTGCATGTTTTTTTTGGATGCTACAATAATCTTTTTCGTTTGATGAAAAAG GTGGGTGCAGATAAGAATCTACTTGTGAAAGATCATACTCACACATTTGTGAACAAGGGTGGTGACATTGGTG AACTTGATTTTCGGTTTCCAGTTGGGGCTCCATTACATGGGATTAATGCATTTTTGACCACAAATCAACTTAAG GCTTATGACAAAGCAAGAAACGCTCTGGCTCTTGCTCTAAGTCCAGTTGTGAAAGCACTTATAACTCCAGATGGAGCAATGAAGGATATACGAGATTTGGATAGT ATAAGCTTCTCTGATTGGTTTTTGTCCAAAGGTGGCACACGGACAAGTATCCAGAGAATGTGGGATCCTGTTGCTTATGCCCTTGGGTTTATAGACTGTGATAACATCAGTGCTCGTTGTATGCTCACTATATTCTCATTGTTTGCCACTAAGACAGAGGCTTCCCTACTGCGCATGCTCAAAGGTTCTCCAGATGTTTACTTGAGTGGCCCCATTAGAAAGTATATCACAGATAAAGGGGGCAG GTTCCATCTTAGGTGGGGATGCAGAGAAGTACTTTATGATAAATCTACTGATGGAGATATATATGTCAAAGGACTTTTAATGTCTAAA GCCACTAACAAGAAAGTTGTAAAGGCTGATGCATATGTTGCTG CATGTGATGTCCCTGGAATTAAAAGATTACTTCCATTGTCGTGGAgggaaatgaaattttttaacaatatttatgAATTAGTTGGCGTGCCTGTTGTCACAGTGCAACTTAGATACAATGGCTGGGTTACTGAGCTTCAGGATTTAGAACGATCAAG GCAACTGAGGCAAGCTGCTGGGCTAGACAACCTTCTGTATACTCCAGACGCAGATTTTTCTTGCTTTGCAGACCTTGCACTTACTTCTCCAGAAGACTACTACATTGAGGGACAAGGATCATTACTCCA GTGTGTTCTGACACCAGGCGATCCCTACATGCCCTTAACAAACGATAAAATCATAGAGAGAGTAGCAAAGCAG GTTTTAGCATTATTTCCATCATCCCAAGGTTTAGAACTTATATGGTCCTCTGTTGTCAAAATCGGTCAATCTTTATACCGTGAGGGGCCTGGTAAAGATCCATTCAGGCCTGATCAGAAGACACCTGTGAAGAACTTCTTCCTTGCTGGCTCATATACCAAACAG GATTACATAGATAGTATGGAGGGAGCAACCTTGTCAGGCAGACAAGCCTCAGCCTTCATATGCAATGCAGGGGAAGAATTAGTGTCATTACGGAAGAAGCTGACTGGCATTGAATCTCAAGAACTAATTGAATCTCCTACAACAACCGATGAGCTAAGTCTTGTTTGA
- the LOC123221519 gene encoding uncharacterized protein LOC123221519: MTSIYQTKLCNSPTYLTLTWSKNLYSHSLTIYAADSFSITLSLYPSTFSFFRNRPGFKSIYLTHHHYQRIKLYWDFTRAEFSQNLADPHSSFYIAVSSNGKLEFFLGDLQDELIRRSGLIISRQFAEPVLLSRRELVFGRKSHISRVHFLGTKHEIGIEYSGGILKVKVDGETSVVVKRLAWKFRKHERIHVDGIEVDLFWDGFNWVNSNNGCVNNGNSNESNGGNGHGFFIFQVGGAGVWLEMVDPEKRLMKKSLSLLGSSSMASAGSLSQSPSCSSVLQ, encoded by the coding sequence ATGACAAGCATTTACCAAACTAAGTTGTGCAACTCTCCAACTTATCTCACTCTAACTTGGTCCAAAAACCTCTACTCTCACTCCTTAACAATCTATGCTGCCGACTCTTTCTCCATCACCCTTTCTCTCTACCCTTCAACCTTCTCCTTTTTCCGCAACCGCCCCGGCTTCAAATCCATCTACTTAACCCACCACCATTATCAAAGAATCAAGCTTTACTGGGACTTCACTCGCGCTGAATTCTCTCAGAACTTAGCCGACCCCCACTCTTCCTTTTACATTGCCGTTTCCAGTAATGGGAAACTAGAATTCTTCCTCGGCGATCTCCAAGATGAATTGATTAGAAGATCCGGATTGATCATCAGTCGCCAGTTTGCTGAACCGGTGCTTCTTTCTCGAAGAGAGCTCGTTTTTGGGCGCAAGAGTCATATTTCTCGAGTTCACTTCTTGGGGACCAAACACGAGATTGGTATAGAATATAGCGGCGGGATTCTCAAAGTTAAAGTTGATGGTGAAACGAGTGTTGTCGTCAAAAGATTAGCGTGGAAGTTCAGAAAGCATGAAAGAATTCATGTTGATGGCATTGAGGTAGACCTTTTTTGGGACGGCTTCAACTGGGTCAATAGCAACAATGGCTGTGTTAATAATGGGAACAGTAATGAAAGTAATGGTGGAAATGGGCATGGTTTCTTTATTTTCCAAGTTGGTGGAGCTGGAGTGTGGCTGGAGATGGTAGATCCTGAGAAAAGGTTGATGAAGAAGAGCTTGTCATTGTTAGGGTCTTCATCGATGGCGTCAGCAGGGTCATTATCGCAGTCGCCGTCTTGCTCTAGTGTGCTACAGTGA
- the LOC123220703 gene encoding probable serine/threonine-protein kinase WNK9 — translation MNGLTHLQPESSEFVEVDPSGRYGRYNEVLGKGASKTVYRAFDEYEGIEVAWNQVKLYDFLQSPEDLERLYCEIHLLKTLKHKNIMKFYTSWVDTANRNINFITEMFSSGTLRQYRLKHKRVNIRALKRWCRQILKGLFHLHSHDPPVIHRDLKCDNIFVNGNQGEVKIGDLGLAAILRKSHAAHCVGTPEFMAPEVYEEAYNELVDIYSFGMCILEMVTFDYPYSECTHPAQIYKKVTSGKKPDALYKVKDPQVRQFVEKCLATVSLRLSARELLNDPFLQIDNCEVDLSWLDCGRKIDDLGPLIRQPYELHHSSNSFSNAYSNGYGYEPQNECRYPPVEVEPNGIELFEYHDNEDNHSTNRDISIKGKRRDDDGIFLRLRIADNEGRIRNIYFPFDIETDTALGVATEMVAELDITDQDVTKIADIIDGEVTSLVPEWRPGPGIEETPRFANQNFCLNCASNRTSTGSFMDYLSNNHGAKNLQILQCCRNGCASLHGRFEEITFEAEESEQRVTEGAPNEFNHADYLNYQEIWGQHESRELSSVESGNSHSDEENEKSDQSSLELKEERNIEINARKSNRDLDSSGSSSVIPSVYSDLSDNHEMEIQQELRWLKAKYQMELRELKDKQLGGASKSSGFSNNKNKTSDGILSYVLPNSLQGTKNGSSICHDLVNKSCSPSSDTQRARNREVTEESRRVQNKSFHTGFLLPHSLHRTTSLPVDAIDL, via the exons ATGAATGGTCTCACACATCTTCAGCCCGAATCTTCTGAGTTTGTTGAAGTTGATCCATCTGGAAGATATGGCAGA TACAATGAAGTTCTAGGCAAAGGAGCTTCTAAGACAGT TTATAGGGCATTTGATGAATATGAAGGAATTGAAGTTGCTTGGAACCAGGTCAAGCTTTATGATTTCTTGCAAAGTCCTGAAGATCTTGAAAGACTTTACTGTGAAATTCATCTCCTCAAGACATTGAAGCACAAGAACATTATGAAGTTCTACACTTCTTGGGTTGATACTGCAAATAGAAACATCAACTTTATCACTGAAATGTTTTCTTCTGGGACTTTAAGACA GTATAGACTAAAACACAAGAGAGTTAACATTAGAGCACTGAAACGTTGGTGTAGGCAGATCTTGAAAGGACTTTTCCATCTCCATAGCCATGACCCTCCTGTGATTCATAGGGATCTCAAGTGTgacaatatttttgtaaatgGGAACCAAGGAGAAGTGAAAATTGGAGATCTAGGGCTTGCTGCTATTCTTAGAAAGTCTCATGCTGCTCACTGTGTTG GGACACCAGAGTTCATGGCTCCAGAAGTGTATGAAGAGGCCTATAATGAATTAGTTGACATTTATTCATTTGGCATGTGCATTTTGGAAATGGTTACCTTTGACTATCCATATAGTGAATGCACCCATCCTGCTCAAATTTACAAGAAAGTTACCTCT GGGAAAAAGCCAGATGCTTTGTACAAAGTGAAGGATCCACAAGTGCGACAATTTGTTGAGAAATGCCTTGCAACTGTGTCCCTGAGGCTTTCTGCTAGGGAGTTGCTGAATGACCCTTTTCTGCAAATTGATAATTGTGAGGTTGATTTGAGCTGGCTAGATTGTGGGAGAAAAATCGATGATTTGGGCCCTCTCATAAGGCAACCTTATGAACTTCATCATAGTAGCAATTCCTTTAGTAATGCATACTCGAATGGTTATGGCTATGAACCCCAAAATGAGTGCAGGTATCCTCCAGTTGAGGTTGAACCAAACGGAATTGAACTTTTTGAGTATCATGATAATGAAGACAATCATTCCACTAACCGTGACATTAGTATCAAGGGGAAAAGGAGAGATGATGATGGTATCTTTTTAAGACTCAGAATTGCGGATAATGAAG GTCGTATCCGGAACATATATTTCCCATTTGACATTGAAACTGATACTGCATTGGGCGTGGCAACTGAAATGGTTGCAGAGCTAGATATTACTGATCAAGATGTGACTAAAATAGCAGACATTATTGATGGGGAGGTTACTTCCTTGGTACCTGAATGGAGGCCGGGGCCAGGAATAGAAGAAACACCTCGATTTGCAAATCAAAATTTCTGCCTTAATTGTGCTTCCAACCGGACCTCTACTGGCTCCTTCATGGATTATCTTTCTAATAATCATGGTGCCAAGAACCTGCAAATTCTTCAATGTTGTAGAAATGGATGTGCTTCATTGCATGGCCGGTTTGAAGAGATTACCTTTGAAGCTGAAGAATCTGAGCAACGTGTGACTGAAGGTGCCCCGAATGAATTTAACCATGCGGACTACCTGAATTATCAGGAAATTTGGGGCCAACATGAAAGCCGAGAACTTAGTTCAGTTGAGTCTGGAAATAGCCATtctgatgaagaaaatgaaaaatccGATCAGTCATCATTAGAATTAAAAGAGGAAAGAAATATTGAGATAAATGCAAGAAAGTCAAATAGAGATTTGGATAGTTCCGGTTCTTCGTCTGTGATTCCTTCAGTGTATTCTGACCTATCTGATAACCATGAGATGGAAATCCAGCAGGAGTTGAGATGGCTTAAGGCAAAGTATCAGATGGAATTGAGGGAACTTAAAGATAAACAATTAGGAGGTGCATCAAAATCTTCAGGTTTTagcaacaacaaaaacaaaacaagtgATGGCATTTTGTCATATGTCTTACCGAACTCTTTACAAGGAACCAAAAATGGAAGCTCAATTTGCCATGATCTTGTCAATAAGAGCTGCAGCCCCAGTTCAGACACCCAGAGGGCCCGAAATCGCGAGGTGACAGAAGAATCCCGTAGAGTACAGAACAAATCTTTTCATACTGGATTTTTGCTTCCACACTCTCTTCACAGGACAACATCCCTCCCAGTTGATGCTATTGATTTATAA
- the LOC123220066 gene encoding 40S ribosomal protein S24-1-like yields MADKAVTIRTRKFMTNRLLSRKQFVIDVLHPGRANVSKAELKEKLARLYEVKDPNSIFVFKFRTHFGGGKSTGFGLIYDSVDSAKKYELKYRLIRNGLDTKVEKSRKQMKERKNRAKKVRGVKKTKASDAAKKK; encoded by the exons ATGGCGGATAAGGCAGTTACCATTCGTACCAGAAAGTTCATGACAAACCGCCTTCTTTCCAGGAAACAATTT GTCATTGATGTTCTTCATCCAGGGAGGGCTAATGTTTCAAAG GCCGAGCTTAAGGAGAAGTTGGCCAGATTGTACGAAGTTAAGGACCCCAACTCAATTTTTGTCTTCAAGTTTCGGACTCATTTTGGAGGTGGTAAATCTACcgggtttggtttgatttatgaTTCTGTTGATAGCGCAAAGAAGTATGAGCTTAAGTACAGGCTTATCAGG AATGGTCTTGACACCAAGGTAGAGAAGTCCCGGAAGCAGATGAAGGAAAGGAAGAACAGGGCCAAGAAAGTCCGAGGTGTAAAGAAG ACCAAGGCCTCAGATGCTGCTAAGAAGAAGTGA